In Leisingera sp. S132, a single genomic region encodes these proteins:
- a CDS encoding ATP-binding protein, which produces MSFAPRRLRSQLVLLVVLALAAAQAVSLFFLSGERSLAIRAAMSTEAAGRAANVARLIEEAPPSLHPSIIRAANSPLVRFELSDGPNVTHTSHDTDGAAEARVRALLGGDTNREIRAELHETDSAGLPLPYLEPEMAEIHREMMRGQMLAIELNLSIALSDGQWLNAATLFERPPLQWSLQPTITFALSAGFILAVIFLFVLTRVTAPLRMLSSAAENLGGEKATEPLPSEGPLEVQELIHAFNRMQHRITSLVAERTRMLAALGHDLRSPLTAMRVRAEFVEDDETRCSMISLIGEMQSMVETTLSFARGLADAEEPEDCELGSFLQALRNDMLNGFELLPGDPVQICLRQNAIRRALRNVIENALRYGGAAQVEYRLQDGGAVITVSDPGPGIPETDLERVFDPFTRLEESRSLETGGHGLGLSIARTILRAHGGSLTLRNQPVGGLCAVLKLPLGQ; this is translated from the coding sequence ATGAGTTTTGCTCCGCGCAGATTGCGGTCGCAGTTAGTGCTTTTGGTCGTGCTGGCGCTGGCCGCCGCACAAGCCGTAAGCCTGTTCTTCTTGTCTGGGGAACGCAGCCTAGCGATCCGGGCTGCGATGAGCACCGAAGCAGCCGGCAGGGCAGCCAATGTCGCAAGGCTGATTGAAGAAGCTCCCCCGTCCCTTCACCCCTCGATTATCCGGGCTGCCAATTCTCCCTTGGTGCGTTTCGAACTGAGCGATGGCCCGAACGTAACGCACACTTCACATGACACCGATGGTGCTGCCGAGGCACGGGTTCGCGCACTACTGGGCGGAGACACCAACCGGGAGATCAGGGCTGAACTGCACGAGACTGATAGTGCTGGACTGCCACTTCCGTATCTGGAACCAGAGATGGCTGAGATCCATCGGGAAATGATGCGCGGCCAGATGCTGGCAATTGAATTGAACCTGTCAATTGCGCTGAGCGATGGCCAATGGCTGAACGCAGCGACATTGTTCGAGCGGCCACCGCTGCAATGGTCCTTACAGCCGACTATCACTTTTGCCCTCAGCGCAGGCTTCATCCTGGCTGTAATTTTTCTGTTTGTGCTGACCCGTGTCACGGCTCCACTGCGCATGCTTTCTTCAGCGGCGGAAAACCTGGGGGGTGAGAAAGCTACTGAACCGCTTCCCTCAGAAGGGCCTCTGGAGGTACAAGAGCTCATCCATGCGTTCAACAGGATGCAGCATCGAATAACCAGCCTGGTTGCCGAGCGTACCCGGATGCTTGCCGCATTAGGCCACGACCTGCGCTCACCGCTGACAGCCATGCGGGTGCGGGCAGAGTTTGTGGAAGACGATGAAACCCGCTGTAGCATGATATCCCTTATCGGGGAGATGCAGAGCATGGTCGAAACAACACTCTCCTTTGCCCGTGGTTTGGCGGACGCAGAAGAGCCTGAAGATTGCGAGCTGGGCAGTTTTCTCCAAGCTTTACGAAACGACATGCTGAACGGTTTTGAACTGCTGCCTGGGGATCCCGTCCAGATCTGCCTGCGGCAGAACGCCATCCGCAGGGCTCTGCGCAATGTGATTGAAAACGCGCTGAGGTATGGCGGCGCGGCGCAGGTTGAATATCGATTACAGGACGGCGGCGCGGTAATCACAGTGTCGGACCCAGGACCGGGTATTCCGGAAACTGACTTGGAGCGTGTATTCGATCCCTTCACGCGATTGGAAGAGTCTCGCTCGCTTGAAACCGGCGGACACGGGCTGGGGCTGTCGATTGCCCGCACCATCCTGCGCGCGCATGGCGGCAGCCTCACATTGCGCAACCAGCCAGTGGGCGGTCTCTGCGCCGTGCTGAAGCTGCCGCTTGGACAGTGA
- a CDS encoding response regulator translates to MSNTPHILVVDDHREIRSAVTRYLEKNGLRSSAAKDAKEMDAMLASGSFDLVVLDVMMPGEDGLSVCKRLSQEGQFPVLLLTALGEEHDRITGLETGADDYLAKPFNPRELLARIRAILRRTAKEEPPAGRLAGKRVKFGQCVLDSDRRVILDSAGQETALTGSEFKLLIVLLERNRLVLSRDQLMDLTAGRAAAPMDRTIDNQISRLRRKIESDPLRPRLITTVRNGGYCLSVDIEVLDQ, encoded by the coding sequence ATGAGCAACACCCCCCATATTCTGGTGGTCGACGATCACCGCGAAATCCGGTCTGCGGTCACACGTTACCTGGAGAAAAACGGCTTGCGGTCCTCCGCCGCCAAAGACGCCAAAGAAATGGATGCGATGCTCGCGTCCGGAAGCTTCGATCTGGTTGTTCTGGATGTGATGATGCCAGGTGAGGACGGGTTGTCGGTTTGCAAACGCTTATCTCAAGAAGGGCAATTCCCAGTGCTGCTGTTGACCGCCTTGGGCGAGGAGCACGACCGGATCACCGGGCTGGAGACCGGTGCAGACGATTACTTGGCCAAACCTTTTAACCCGCGCGAGCTGCTGGCCCGCATTCGGGCCATCCTGCGCCGTACAGCAAAGGAAGAACCACCCGCAGGCCGCTTGGCAGGAAAACGCGTGAAGTTCGGGCAATGTGTTTTGGATAGCGACAGGCGGGTGATCCTTGACAGCGCAGGACAAGAGACGGCGTTGACCGGCTCCGAATTCAAGCTGCTAATCGTGCTGCTAGAGCGTAACCGCCTGGTACTGAGCCGCGATCAGTTGATGGATCTGACCGCTGGCCGTGCAGCGGCGCCAATGGATCGGACAATTGACAATCAGATCAGCCGCCTCCGCCGCAAGATCGAGAGTGATCCCTTGCGCCCGCGCCTGATTACTACGGTTCGCAATGGCGGATACTGCTTGTCCGTAGATATCGAGGTTCTGGATCAATGA
- a CDS encoding ABC transporter transmembrane domain-containing protein, producing MPAEQSFPELFSFVHGVANWLGFRLNEASPEWLHPAMHLVLLLAPALLAVSAAALLGRALHLRLARSSASLATALTVSVAGLDRNLVTHIARTTRRQQFFLLLLSLSLLPVLYLSLELPKQIVNNVLSKSHAPLRLLGYDLTATQHLAVLSGVFLLAITLNGVGKYLLNVLKGRLAERCLRRLRLLIYCRWRKQAGRPRKSELPQILGQEAEPIGGFAADLVALPVTQGGTLLTILLFMFIQDPILGASALTVLPLQLFLLPYLQRIVNRLSRERIQEMRRLTRGLTEQLNPEQDRPRDVLLTMASLRQLEAIRRRIHRVKFFAKALNNFLTALTPFLFYSLGGYFVLEERITLGALIAVLAAHKDFSAPLKELFRFYQQLEDTRIRYKEILGFLLEPQKADLMPAVKC from the coding sequence ATGCCTGCCGAGCAATCTTTTCCAGAACTCTTCTCTTTCGTCCATGGCGTCGCGAATTGGCTGGGCTTCAGACTTAATGAAGCCTCGCCGGAATGGCTGCATCCAGCAATGCATCTGGTTCTACTGCTGGCCCCGGCGCTGCTGGCAGTCTCTGCGGCTGCGCTGCTCGGCCGGGCGCTCCATTTGCGGCTTGCGCGTTCCTCCGCCAGCCTTGCGACCGCGTTGACCGTGTCCGTCGCCGGTCTTGACCGGAACCTAGTTACCCACATTGCCCGGACCACGCGCCGGCAGCAGTTTTTCCTACTGCTTCTGAGCCTGTCTTTATTGCCTGTGTTGTATCTATCGTTGGAACTGCCCAAGCAGATCGTGAATAACGTATTGAGCAAATCGCACGCACCGCTGCGCCTGCTGGGATATGATCTGACTGCTACGCAGCATCTGGCAGTTCTAAGCGGTGTTTTTCTGCTGGCAATCACGCTGAACGGTGTCGGGAAGTACTTGCTGAATGTGCTGAAAGGGCGGCTTGCCGAACGCTGTCTCAGACGTCTCCGGCTGCTCATCTATTGTCGTTGGCGCAAACAAGCCGGCCGCCCGCGAAAAAGCGAGCTTCCGCAAATTCTGGGGCAGGAAGCAGAGCCGATTGGCGGCTTTGCAGCGGATCTGGTTGCGCTTCCGGTGACCCAGGGCGGAACCTTGCTTACAATCCTGCTGTTCATGTTCATACAGGATCCGATCCTGGGTGCTTCGGCACTGACTGTTCTGCCGCTGCAACTGTTTCTGCTGCCCTATTTGCAGCGTATCGTAAACCGGCTGAGCCGGGAACGTATTCAGGAGATGCGGAGACTTACCCGCGGTCTAACGGAACAGCTGAACCCTGAACAGGACCGCCCCAGAGATGTGCTGCTTACAATGGCCTCGTTGCGGCAGTTGGAGGCGATCCGCAGACGTATCCACCGGGTGAAGTTCTTTGCCAAGGCGTTGAACAATTTCCTGACCGCTCTGACACCGTTCCTCTTTTATTCGCTAGGCGGGTACTTTGTGCTTGAGGAACGCATCACTCTGGGCGCTCTGATCGCGGTATTGGCGGCGCATAAGGATTTCTCAGCTCCGCTGAAAGAGCTGTTCCGCTTTTATCAGCAGCTCGAAGATACCCGGATACGCTACAAGGAGATCCTGGGGTTTCTGTTGGAACCTCAGAAAGCGGATTTAATGCCGGCAGTGAAATGCTGA
- a CDS encoding cupredoxin family protein produces MKKLFISAALAALTSTPVLAGVSGHGDGQGAHGSHGEQMAAGMPGNRSKVSRTVKVIMKETDDGEMIFSPSSMEFKQGETIRFMVVNKGELDHEFVLDTQERNAMHKQAMAGGMEMHNTPNAVTLAPGKRGEVIWNFSNGGTFEFACLIPGHYESGMYGKVAIE; encoded by the coding sequence ATGAAGAAGCTTTTCATTTCCGCGGCGCTGGCTGCTCTGACCAGCACACCTGTTCTGGCCGGTGTTTCGGGCCACGGCGACGGCCAAGGCGCCCATGGCAGCCACGGCGAGCAGATGGCGGCCGGCATGCCCGGAAACCGCAGCAAGGTTAGCCGCACAGTGAAAGTGATTATGAAAGAAACCGACGACGGAGAAATGATTTTCTCCCCCTCATCCATGGAGTTCAAGCAGGGTGAGACCATCCGCTTCATGGTGGTGAACAAAGGTGAACTGGACCACGAATTCGTTCTGGATACCCAAGAACGAAACGCCATGCACAAGCAGGCAATGGCTGGCGGGATGGAAATGCACAATACGCCGAATGCCGTCACCCTGGCTCCTGGCAAACGCGGCGAAGTCATCTGGAACTTCAGCAATGGCGGTACATTCGAATTCGCCTGCCTGATCCCGGGTCACTATGAATCCGGCATGTATGGAAAAGTCGCTATAGAGTAA
- a CDS encoding copper resistance protein B, which translates to MSKTRNAAFAAAGAAALCSAPARAEQLIYGFQAEQLEYRQSDGEDAFVWDFDAMIGTDELKLVWRSEGERVQGSGELEALENQLRLQFPVSTFFDAVVGVQASTPDGLPDRYNAVLGLKGLAPQWFEIDADLYLSDNSFFRFEGEYEAALTNRLILTPNLELTVPLQDDPAYDQAAGGATVEAGLRLSYDLIDRAVSPYIGVNYEESFGGTADLLRASGEENGVFSVVFGTRLMF; encoded by the coding sequence ATGAGCAAAACACGCAACGCGGCCTTTGCCGCTGCCGGCGCGGCGGCACTTTGTTCCGCCCCTGCCAGGGCAGAGCAGCTGATCTACGGCTTTCAGGCAGAGCAGCTAGAATACAGGCAAAGCGACGGTGAGGACGCCTTTGTTTGGGATTTCGATGCCATGATCGGCACCGATGAGCTGAAACTTGTCTGGCGCAGTGAAGGGGAAAGGGTTCAGGGATCGGGCGAGCTTGAAGCCCTGGAAAACCAGCTGAGGCTGCAGTTCCCGGTGTCTACCTTTTTTGATGCAGTGGTTGGGGTGCAGGCCAGCACGCCAGACGGCTTGCCTGATCGCTACAACGCGGTGCTGGGCCTCAAGGGGCTGGCGCCGCAGTGGTTCGAAATCGACGCCGACCTGTACCTGTCGGACAACTCATTCTTCCGGTTCGAGGGAGAGTATGAGGCTGCGCTGACCAACCGCCTGATCCTGACTCCGAACCTAGAGCTGACAGTGCCGCTGCAGGATGATCCAGCCTACGATCAAGCAGCAGGCGGCGCCACGGTCGAAGCAGGTCTGCGGCTGAGCTACGACCTGATTGACCGGGCGGTCTCTCCCTACATCGGCGTAAACTACGAGGAATCCTTTGGCGGCACAGCGGATCTGCTGCGCGCCAGCGGTGAAGAGAACGGTGTGTTCTCGGTCGTCTTCGGAACCCGCCTGATGTTCTGA
- a CDS encoding cytochrome c yields the protein MNRTGLLLAIAVIAVGGFAMWGVSRPTEQKPGAAEATLESVAIVEVKLPETLSENAQVGKRIFEAKCASCHGENAAGQEGVAPPLVHKIYEPSHHSDTAFLLAAKNGVRAHHWRFGNMPPVPGVTDGEVNLVTRYVRELQRANGIQ from the coding sequence ATGAACAGAACGGGCCTTTTACTTGCAATAGCAGTGATTGCCGTCGGCGGATTTGCCATGTGGGGCGTTTCCCGGCCAACAGAGCAGAAGCCGGGAGCAGCGGAAGCCACATTGGAGAGCGTAGCTATTGTTGAGGTTAAGCTGCCCGAGACCCTTTCTGAAAACGCACAGGTCGGAAAACGCATCTTTGAAGCCAAATGCGCATCCTGCCATGGCGAAAACGCCGCTGGTCAGGAAGGGGTTGCCCCGCCGCTGGTTCACAAGATCTATGAGCCAAGCCACCACTCCGATACCGCATTCCTGCTGGCTGCCAAAAACGGCGTACGAGCACATCACTGGCGGTTCGGAAACATGCCGCCAGTGCCCGGAGTGACTGATGGCGAAGTCAACCTGGTGACACGCTACGTGCGCGAGCTGCAGCGCGCAAACGGGATCCAATGA